A genomic region of Trifolium pratense cultivar HEN17-A07 linkage group LG3, ARS_RC_1.1, whole genome shotgun sequence contains the following coding sequences:
- the LOC123918923 gene encoding beta-1,2-xylosyltransferase-like — MNKKFQILFFLFLFNFFSLFLYFFHHHSFLNPSSSSKFDHKTLTKNPPFQRPFEKLQQTHISKSWPILPSYLPWSQTSNDIPLRSCEGYFGNGFTRRVDVVSGGGGVGGGGGWFRCWYSETLRSSVCEGGRVKMVVEKIGMAKGGENLVDVIGRSEDEELPLFEKGAFEVDGGEGFVDGGNKMIVDDEFLDKYVPRGEIMRHTMRDLISKMRIVGRKEFDCDQWIEEPTLLVTRFEYANLFHTVTDWYSAYVSSRVTGLPNRPHLIFVDGHCMAPLEETWKALFSSVRYAKNFTGTVCFRHAILSPLGYETALFKGLTEDIFCEGTSAQELWQKPDNQKTARLSEFGEMIRASFGLPLNLNHPGKPVSGGHNVLFVRREDYLAHPRHGGKVESRLTNEAEVFESLNSWASNYKGCKINLVNGLFAHMSMKEQVRAIQDASVIIGAHGAGLTHIVSALPKTVILEIISSQFRRPHFAYIARWKGLEYHAINLDGSYANTETVINTLVSIMKSLQC, encoded by the exons ATGAACAAAAAGTTTCAGATCCTgttcttcctcttcctcttcaacttcttctctctctttctctatttctttcatCATCACTCTTTTCTCAacccttcttcatcttcaaaattTGACCACAAAACTTTGACAAAAAACCCACCTTTTCAACGACCCTTTGAAAAGTTACAACAAACCCATATCTCAAAATCATGGCCAATTCTACCCTCTTACTTACCATGGTCACAAACTTCAAATGACATTCCTTTAAGGTCATGTGAGGGCTATTTTGGAAATGGGTTCACGCGCCGGGTTGATGTGGTTTCCGGTGGCGGTGGAGTTGGTGGAGGTGGTGGGTGGTTTAGGTGTTGGTATAGTGAGACTTTGAGGAGTTCGGTATGTGAAGGTGGAAGGGTGAAGATGGTGGTTGAGAAGATTGGTATGGCGAAGGGTGGTGAGAATTTGGTTGATGTTATTGGGAGAAGTGAAGATGAGGAGTTGCCTTTGTTTGAAAAGGGTGCTTTTGAGGTTGATGGTGGTGAAGGGTTTGTAGATGGAGGGAATaagatgattgttgatgatgagtTTTTGGATAAGTATGTTCCTAGAGGTGAGATTATGAGACATACTATGCGTGATTTGATTAGTAAGATGAGGATTGTTGGAAGGAAAGAATTTGATTGTGATCAG TGGATTGAGGAACCAACGCTTCTGGTGACACGCTTTGAATATGCTAATCTTTTTCACACTGTTACAGACTGGTACAGTGCATATGTTTCTTCTAGAGTTACTGGCTTGCCTAATCGACCTCATTTGATCTTTGTAGATGGACACTGTATG GCTCCACTTGAAGAGACATGGAAAGCGTTATTCTCAAGTGTCAGATATGCTAAAAACTTCACTGGAACAGTTTGTTTTCGTCATGCTATTCTCTCACCATTGGGATACGAGACTGCACTGTTTAAAGGGCTAACAGAAGATATATTCTGTGAGGGAACTTCTGCACAGGAATTGTGGCAAAAACCCGATAACCAAAAAACCGCGCGTCTTTCCGAGTTTGGAGAAATGATTAGAGCATCATTTGGATTACCTTTAAACTTAAACCATCCCGGGAAACCTGTCTCCGGAGGACATAATGTCCTCTTTGTTCGTCGAGAAGATTATTTAGCTCATCCACGTCATGGTGGTAAAGTTGAATCGAGACTAACTAACGAGGCAGAAGTGTTTGAATCCTTGAACAGTTGGGCATCTAATTATAAAGGGTGTAAAATCAACCTTGTCAACGGATTATTCGCACACATGTCTATGAAGGAGCAGGTACGAGCCATCCAAGATGCGTCGGTGATCATTGGTGCTCATGGTGCTGGTCTTACTCACATAGTATCTGCATTGCCTAAAACTGTGATTCTAGAGATTATTAGCAGCCAGTTCAGACGTCCACATTTTGCGTACATAGCACGGTGGAAAGGGTTGGAGTATCATGCAATTAACCTTGACGGATCATATGCCAATACAGAAACTGTGATCAATACACTGGTCAGCATAATGAAAAGCCTTCAATGTTAA